From Brassica rapa cultivar Chiifu-401-42 chromosome A06, CAAS_Brap_v3.01, whole genome shotgun sequence:
CGTCATAAAGGCATGTGCGAAGTCTATAAACTGTAGTCTGTAGCTTTTGGAACGTTCTTTAGGAAGAACAGCTTTGCCATCGATTATCCAGAGGCCGTTGGTCGTGGCGAATCCATAGCAAACAGTTCCATTCAAGTCCCTGTAAGAGTCAGTGAAGCTGAGTATGAAGCAAGTGAATGCGCAGATGGAAACCAGCATTTCTGTCATGTATCTGCTAGCGAAATCGCAGCGTCCACCGTTAGTGAGAACTGGTGATAAGACCTGGTACGCGAGAGCTGTCCCTGTGGGTAAGTGGTTAGCTAGATGAGCTGTGGTCTGAAAAGTCTGACCTATTGCCTTGTGTATCCAGTTGTTCCTTTCGACTTCAGGAAATTCTTGAGCTTTCAAGAGTGGAGCTTTCTCTTCTTTGATGGCGCCACCAGCACCATTGACCCCAGCTTCTTCATCTACCTTAGTCTCCATGACACTCTCCAactctgtttctttctttttcttaggTGCTTTGTTGTTTCTCTGTGTGAGCAAATGTGCGAGTCTAATATAACAGTGGCTGCTTACTTAATTATGCATAGCAAGGAAGCAAACCTAAGTGTCTGTTTAAGTGAAGTGTAAACTTTGCTTTTGTTGTCTATTTAAAAAGGATTGTAGTTTTCAGTTTTGGTTTGCATTAGATAATATCTTTTTCTAGGTCGATGACTGTAAGGACCATCTTATCTTGAAGTGGATGGCTTAAAGGGTACCTTACTATTGAGTGGTCTGAAAAATATTTACGATACAGTCGCAAGTAAAACGTGTGACAGTACAGTGACAAGGAAGTgaattttcttcttgtttttttggtaaaactatttttttgttaaattttcaatatgtttatttaattttctttcgGTTTGCTGGTTCAGTGCTTGATATATTTCTTTCATAGTTATAAATGCTTCAAAAAAGTTTTTGTAGTATATGTTCTTTTATTGGAGAAGTTTGACaaaataactattaaaaaaaaaacaaatgcattTGGACTGTATTCTGTGTGGTATTATAATTAAGGATTATAGGTTTGTAGGAAGAATATATGTTGTTCCTGAACCTTTttttcaaagattttttttgtgtgattCTGATTTGaatatactaaaaaaaagaTTCTGATTTGAATATTCCTAACAACTTGTtttcttaaaatgttttttttttctcacaaaAGAATGTAAGCTCAAGCTTTATGCTATATTTCTTTCATATTTAACCAACTATATGTTGCTTCTGAATCATTTTTCAAGGTTTgattctcatttgaatatttttttttttttgactggattctcatttgaatattccATGAACAATTTATTTGAATCACTCTCTCTTTTGATAAACCAATTTTTTCTTAtcataaaacttttgttttcttaaaatgttttatttaatcaCAAAACAATGTAATCTTAGTCGGATTCTTTCTATACGAAGACACCTGAAAATGAACATGCCAGGTGGAACAATTTACACAAACATTGAGATACTCTATTAAGATGATCATCTCAGATACAACAGAGAATAAGGTCAGAATCCAAAGAAGTTCCAAAAGATTTTGACATTTTAAATGAATGAACCAGAACATCATTTATCAGAGAGGGAGAAACCAATACCATGACGTGTAGTAGGAAATATAGCAAACAACATACTACAAAACACACCTATTCCTACGGGCAAAGCTGTGAGAATCTCAGCTTCTTCAGCTGATGGTACAGGGATGAAACACTTAACCGCATTCTGGTCAAACATAACCACAGCTCCAAACACCAGAAACGACATTATAGCGTGTGCAAAGTCTATAAACCGTAACTTATAAGTTCTGGCACGTTCTGGAGGAAGAGTAGCTGAGCCATCGATGATCCAGAAGCCATTGAACGTAGCAAATCCATAGCAAGAGTTTCCATTCAAGTCCTTGTAAGAATCTGTGAAGCTAAGTATGAAACAAGAGAAACCGCAGATGAAAACTAGCGTTGCGGTCATGAATCTGCTAGCCAAACTGCAGCTTCCAGCGTTTGTGAAAATTGGTGACAAGATTTGGTATGCAAGAACGGTCCCGGTAGGTAGAAGGTTAGCTAGATGAGATGTGGTTTGAAATGTTTGACCTATTGCCTTTTGTATCCATGTGTTTCTTTCTATTGCAGGAAACTCTCGAGTTTGGATTAGAATTTTATCATCCTCCAGAAGTGGAACTTTCTCTTCTTGGATCACGCGACGAAGTTTCTCTGCTTCTATCCTGCGACGAACTTTCTCTGCTTCTATTATCCGATGAGCATCATCGATCCCAGCTTCTTCATCAACCTTGATCTCCATAACACTCAAGCCGTTTTATCaggttctatgtttttttttctatgttttgatgagaaaatgtttgtgtttaaatatatatataagactgGATGCGTGCTTTGTTATGTATTGCAAGCAAGTCTGAAACCAAACCTAAGTATTTGTTTATGTGAAGGATAAGCTTTGACCTTGTGTA
This genomic window contains:
- the LOC103827755 gene encoding protein DMP6, encoding METKVDEEAGVNGAGGAIKEEKAPLLKAQEFPEVERNNWIHKAIGQTFQTTAHLANHLPTGTALAYQVLSPVLTNGGRCDFASRYMTEMLVSICAFTCFILSFTDSYRDLNGTVCYGFATTNGLWIIDGKAVLPKERSKSYRLQFIDFAHAFMTLLVFGAVVMFDHNVVNCFFPKPSAEVAELLTALPVAIGVFCSMMFATFPTTRHGIGFPLSAHC
- the LOC103827757 gene encoding protein DMP6, with translation MEIKVDEEAGIDDAHRIIEAEKVRRRIEAEKLRRVIQEEKVPLLEDDKILIQTREFPAIERNTWIQKAIGQTFQTTSHLANLLPTGTVLAYQILSPIFTNAGSCSLASRFMTATLVFICGFSCFILSFTDSYKDLNGNSCYGFATFNGFWIIDGSATLPPERARTYKLRFIDFAHAIMSFLVFGAVVMFDQNAVKCFIPVPSAEEAEILTALPVGIGVFCSMLFAIFPTTRHGIGFSLSDK